Proteins encoded within one genomic window of Salmo trutta chromosome 11, fSalTru1.1, whole genome shotgun sequence:
- the LOC115202422 gene encoding CD209 antigen-like protein A: protein MSKFSNLKQTCPEGWQKFESSWYFLSTVKKPWEESRDDCLKRGADLVIINSKMEQKFICGLNKRAWIGLTDSVTEGTWKWVDGTPLTTPRAKHLSENLEILSGGLEAVGIQLLLSVDSDENLGGDQTGLSEQRSRPDDYKKQGGTEEKVPPGGLYSPMCFEKERTREDARSNRGRMN, encoded by the exons ATGTCAAAGTTCTCTAATCTGA AACAAACGTGTCCTGAAGGCTGGCAGAAGTTTGAATCCAGTTGGTACTTCCTGTCAACTGTGAAAAAACCCTGGGAAGAGAGCAGAGATGACTGTCTGAAGAGAGGAGCAGACCTGGTGATCATAAACAGCAAAatggaacag AAGTTTATCTGTGGCCTCAATAAGAGAGCctggattggtctgactgactctgttactgaggGGACCTGGAAGTGGGTGGACGGCACcccactgaccaccccaag AGCTAAACATTTGTCAGAAAATCTGGAAATCTTGTCCGGAGGGTTGGAGGCTGTTGGGATCCAGCTGTTACTTTCTGTCGACTCAGATGaaaacctgggaggagatcagaCTGGATTGTCTGAACAGAGGAGCAGACCTGATGATTATAAAAAACAAGGAGGAacag AGGAGAAGGTCCCTCCCGGAGGATTGTATtctccaatgtgttttgagaaggagaggacgagagaggatgcgaggagtAATCGAGGCAGGATGAATTGA